Proteins from a genomic interval of Arachis hypogaea cultivar Tifrunner chromosome 10, arahy.Tifrunner.gnm2.J5K5, whole genome shotgun sequence:
- the LOC112714971 gene encoding probable receptor-like protein kinase At1g11050, with the protein MKTMMMVMIMVSITMAAPSPSPSPSSPSTCPIDFSYVKRVPWNPSACENFHSLSSNLSNCCTSLLSLIGIGFAQYLKATTNFNLPNLETSTSCVHDFQSQLNSLSLQNNLVDLCFDPHQFVMSRNVCAGIETLKDWDKKLGQITPLDTSCKQDLTDLSLCDVCLTAGFQVQHKLVSIDGNASHSENCFKFTILYAAAFVNQYGPESNGAMSCIFGMSLYTQGGGSGGKSHQGLVFGLTGAGVALLVMSCLLGVYVWYDRKVRRKKLNDDEFDFDPEEQGSRRRLRPNTGSIWFKIDELEKATDNFSTKNFIGRGGFGLVFKGVLSDGSVVAVKRILESDFQGDVEFCNEVEIISNLKHRNLVPLRGCCVVDDDDEKFNDRGSQRFLVYDYMPNGNLEDHLFLVSEQQKLKKSLTWPQRKSIILDVAKGLAYLHYGVKPAIFHRDIKATNILLDEDMRARVADFGLAKQSREGQSHLTTRVAGTHGYLAPEYALYGQLTEKSDVYSFGVVVLEIMCGRRALDLSSAGSLKAFLITDWAWSLVKSGNIEEALDASLLKDDSFGSSNPKSIMERFLLVGILCSHVMVALRPTISDALKMLEGDIEVPQIPDRPMPLGHPATFYGDGCSTFSISPALSGPKLQTGDMLRSIGKS; encoded by the exons ATGAAGactatgatgatggtgatgattatGGTGTCTATAACCATGGCAGCACCTTCACCTtcaccttctccttcttctccttcaacATGCCCCATCGACTTTAGCTATGTTAAGAGAGTTCCATGGAACCCTTCAGCATGTGAGAATTTCCACTCTTTATCATCGAACTTGAGCAACTGTTGCACCTCGCTCTTATCTCTAATCGGAATAGGGTTCGCGCAGTACCTTAAAGCAACTACAAATTTCAACCTCCCAAACCTTGAAACCTCAACCTCATGCGTCCATGATTTCCAGTCTCAGCTCAATTCCTTATCTCTCCAAAACAACCTCGTTGACTTGTGCTTTGACCCTCACCAGTTCGTCATGTCCCGAAACGTCTGCGCAGGAATTGAAACCCTAAAAGATTGGGACAAGAAGCTTGGTCAAATCACGCCTCTTGATACTAGTTGCAAACAAGACCTCACTGATCTTTCGCTATGTGATGTGTGTCTTACTGCGGGGTTTCAGGTGCAGCATAAACTTGTCTCCATTGATGGTAATGCTTCTCACTCTGAAAATTGTTTCAAGTTTACTATTCTATATGCTGCTGCGTTTGTGAATCAGTATGGACCTGAAAGCAATGGTGCCATGAGTTGCATCTTTGGTATGTCACTTTACACACAGGGTGGTGGTTCTGGTGGGAAAAGTCACCAGGGTTTGGTTTTTGGGTTAACTGGTGCTGGTGTTGCTTTGTTAGTTATGTCTTGTTTGTTAGGGGTTTATGTTTGGTATGATAGGAAGGTTAGGAGGAAGAAGCTTAATGATGATGAATTTGACTTTGATCCTGAGGAACAAGGGTCTAGGCGTAGGTTGAGGCCGAATACAGGGTCTATTTGGTTCAAGATTGATGAGCTTGAGAAGGCTACTgataatttctcaaccaagaattTCATTGGCAGGGGTGGATTTGGGCTTGTTTTCAAGGGGGTTTTGTCCGATGGTTCCGTCGTGGCAGTTAAGAGGATCTTGGAATCTGATTTTCAAGGGGATGTGGAGTTTTGTAATGAGGTGGAGATTATTAGCAACCTGAAGCACCGGAATCTGGTGCCTCTTCGAGGCTGTTGTGtagtggatgatgatgatgaaaaatttAATGACAGGGGAAGCCAGAGGTTTTTGGTTTATGATTACATGCCGAATGGAAACCTTGAAGACCATCTGTTTCTGGTGAGTGAGCAGCAAAAGTTGAAGAAATCGCTGACTTGGCCTCAAAGGAAGAGCATAATCTTGGATGTGGCAAAGGGGCTGGCTTATCTTCACTATGGAGTCAAGCCTGCAATTTTTCATAGGGATATAAAAGCAACCAACATATTACTTGATGAAGACATGAGAGCCAGAGTTGCGGATTTCGGGCTTGCTAAACAAAGCAGGGAAGGCCAATCTCATCTCACTACAAGAGTAGCTGGAACTCATGGATATCTAGCTCCGGAATATGCTCTTTACGGTCAGCTTACAGAGAAAAGTGATGTGTATAGTTTTGGGGTTGTTGTTTTGGAGATAATGTGTGGGAGGAGAGCCCTTGACTTGTCTTCAGCAGGATCGCTAAAGGCATTCTTGATCACGGATTGGGCTTGGTCGTTGGTGAAATCAGGGAACATAGAAGAGGCATTGGATGCTTCTTTGTTGAAGGATGACAGCTTTGGAAGTTCAAATCCAAAGAGCATAATGGAAAGGTTTTTACTTGTGGGAATTCTATGCTCACATGTGATGGTTGCTCTGAGGCCAACAATTTCTGATGCATTGAAGATGCTGGAAGGTGATATTGAGGTTCCTCAAATCCCGGATCGGCCAATGCCGCTCGGACACCCTGCTACGTTTTACGGCGATGGCTGCAGCACTTTCAGCATATCTCCGGCCTTAAGCGGCCCCAAGTTGCAAACTGGAGACATGCTCAG GTCCATTGGTAAGAGCTGA